In Dyadobacter sp. NIV53, a single window of DNA contains:
- a CDS encoding DUF5908 family protein has translation MLEIRELHIKAVVRSESTKPVIQQKTANIDVAKLKQEVIATCTERVLQKIKQKSER, from the coding sequence ATGCTGGAAATAAGAGAGTTACATATCAAAGCGGTGGTCCGTTCTGAAAGCACCAAACCGGTGATCCAACAGAAAACGGCCAATATAGACGTAGCAAAGCTTAAGCAGGAAGTGATTGCAACGTGCACTGAACGGGTTTTACAGAAAATCAAACAAAAATCTGAACGCTGA
- a CDS encoding PAS domain S-box protein translates to MIDSNYHINIFRAIPTPCLLLLPNSPEFTISQANNAFLRLSGCEESLWTGRSIFDFYNTCVTANEPDILLDLSELLTATLKTAQPCKMVLQRRFLKNFLNPNTGSMVLENVPVLDLGGKIIAIMHFMNEAEMEPEDLGKNLIDATRDLVWSVDMDMRIITANHAYLQMMKIATGKDIAEGDFVLCDELGHELNEKWKKYYGRVFNDEKFSVREKVYNPIKNRIEYGLVTLNPIYNRDGKLFGAACFSKDITVEVDISLELQRSKEELSKIMDSSLDVICTIDDAGKFVKVSAAAERIWGYSPAELIGRSHLDFVYPDDLNITIYTNAAIKTGLEMTNFQNKYIRKDGSLVPIVWSARWDKKEKLIYCVARDATERMNAEFEMNLLVNYTEERFMLLNKDLQIVSLNQQFVLFFKEYFGQDIWKGDFILDFARPGRREVVQAIYDRVLTGQSETAEVILPDFRQNEHIFSVNYKPSWNDLNEINGVFVGISDVTDVAQAQKRIASSEEKYRLLFYESPLPKWIYDLESRYILEVNEAAIAQYGFSRDEFMNMTVGDLGLESKWTKPESNGVRSSDHTEIITHRRKNGTQIKVEISRSFYSYLGKDCLIVVSNDVTVREDALKKVKENEARLINAQKIAKLGSWQRNWDGDGLYWSDEMYNIWEVSKDSFQINFDNVIEMIHPEDRETFTVKRDQYLNGEKDFDIEHRIILADGSIKWVTQTGKRVRDKWGNLLKFEGTLQDITSQKLLALSLEESNLRYNYLTKATSDAIWDWNLITEIIYWGEGFNNIFGYDLNELKNDISSWTDHVHPSDIERVVNSVYEALDSKETKWTSEYRYQKMDQSYAYVTDKGFIIRDNHGKAIRMVGSMQDISKRKEEEYRLKLLESVITNTTDAVMITEAFPLNEPGPKIIYVNRAFTLMTGYAAEEVIGKTPRILQGQKNR, encoded by the coding sequence ATGATAGACAGCAATTACCATATTAACATTTTTAGAGCGATTCCCACGCCCTGTTTGCTTTTATTACCAAACAGTCCGGAATTTACTATTTCCCAGGCAAACAATGCCTTCCTTCGTTTGTCAGGTTGTGAAGAATCTTTATGGACTGGCAGAAGCATTTTTGATTTTTATAATACTTGTGTTACGGCTAATGAGCCAGACATTTTATTGGATTTATCAGAGTTACTCACTGCAACATTAAAAACTGCACAGCCTTGTAAAATGGTATTGCAGAGACGTTTTCTTAAAAACTTCCTGAACCCGAACACCGGTTCTATGGTTTTGGAAAATGTTCCGGTTCTGGATCTTGGAGGTAAAATCATTGCTATCATGCATTTTATGAATGAGGCCGAAATGGAACCCGAAGATCTGGGCAAGAACCTCATTGATGCAACCCGGGACCTTGTCTGGTCCGTTGATATGGATATGCGAATTATTACTGCAAACCACGCGTATCTACAAATGATGAAAATTGCAACGGGAAAAGATATTGCGGAAGGTGATTTTGTGCTTTGCGATGAACTGGGGCATGAGCTTAATGAAAAATGGAAAAAATACTATGGCCGGGTTTTTAATGATGAAAAATTTTCTGTCAGGGAAAAAGTATATAATCCAATTAAAAACCGGATCGAGTATGGTTTGGTAACGCTAAACCCTATCTACAATCGTGATGGCAAATTGTTTGGAGCTGCGTGCTTTTCCAAGGATATTACAGTAGAAGTAGATATTTCGCTCGAATTACAACGATCTAAGGAGGAGCTTAGCAAGATCATGGATTCTTCGCTGGATGTAATCTGTACCATCGACGATGCCGGCAAATTTGTAAAAGTGAGCGCAGCTGCGGAAAGAATATGGGGTTATTCACCAGCTGAACTAATTGGCCGGTCACATTTGGACTTCGTTTATCCGGATGATCTGAATATAACTATTTACACCAACGCTGCTATAAAAACCGGACTGGAAATGACCAATTTTCAGAATAAATATATCCGCAAGGATGGCAGTCTGGTTCCTATTGTCTGGTCGGCACGCTGGGATAAAAAGGAAAAGCTTATTTACTGCGTGGCAAGGGACGCCACAGAAAGAATGAATGCTGAATTTGAGATGAACCTGCTGGTTAATTACACCGAAGAGCGGTTTATGTTACTGAATAAAGACCTTCAGATTGTTTCACTGAACCAGCAGTTTGTTCTGTTTTTTAAAGAATATTTCGGACAGGATATATGGAAAGGAGATTTTATTCTTGATTTTGCCCGGCCCGGAAGAAGAGAAGTTGTACAAGCCATTTACGACAGGGTTTTGACCGGGCAATCTGAAACAGCGGAAGTTATTTTACCTGATTTCCGCCAAAATGAGCATATATTTTCTGTTAATTACAAGCCTTCATGGAATGACCTAAACGAAATAAACGGTGTTTTTGTGGGTATAAGTGATGTCACGGATGTGGCACAGGCACAAAAACGGATTGCAAGTTCAGAGGAGAAATACCGTTTGCTGTTTTATGAAAGCCCGCTGCCAAAATGGATCTATGATCTTGAAAGCCGGTATATTTTAGAAGTGAATGAAGCAGCAATTGCTCAATATGGATTCAGCCGGGACGAATTCATGAATATGACCGTCGGTGATCTGGGATTAGAAAGCAAATGGACAAAACCAGAGAGCAATGGAGTCAGGAGTTCGGATCATACTGAAATTATCACACACAGAAGGAAAAACGGTACACAGATAAAAGTAGAAATTTCAAGAAGTTTTTATTCCTATCTGGGAAAGGATTGCCTGATCGTGGTTTCCAATGATGTCACCGTGCGTGAAGATGCGCTGAAAAAAGTGAAGGAGAATGAAGCCAGGCTGATCAATGCCCAAAAAATAGCTAAACTGGGTTCCTGGCAGCGTAACTGGGATGGAGATGGACTATACTGGTCGGATGAAATGTATAATATCTGGGAAGTGTCCAAAGATTCATTTCAGATCAATTTTGACAATGTTATTGAAATGATTCATCCGGAGGACAGGGAGACATTTACTGTCAAAAGAGACCAGTATTTGAATGGTGAAAAGGATTTTGATATAGAGCACAGAATAATTCTGGCAGATGGCAGTATTAAGTGGGTAACCCAGACAGGTAAAAGGGTAAGGGACAAATGGGGCAATTTGCTAAAATTTGAAGGCACATTACAGGATATTACATCGCAAAAATTACTGGCGCTGTCATTAGAGGAAAGCAACCTGCGCTACAACTATCTTACCAAAGCTACCTCTGATGCAATTTGGGACTGGAACCTGATAACAGAAATTATTTATTGGGGTGAAGGTTTTAATAACATTTTCGGTTATGATCTGAACGAGCTTAAAAATGATATCAGTTCATGGACCGACCATGTTCATCCGAGTGATATTGAACGGGTAGTCAATTCGGTTTATGAGGCACTTGATAGCAAGGAAACAAAATGGACGAGCGAGTACAGATACCAGAAAATGGATCAGAGTTACGCTTATGTAACGGATAAAGGGTTTATCATTCGTGATAATCATGGAAAAGCGATCAGGATGGTGGGCTCCATGCAGGATATTTCGAAGAGAAAGGAAGAAGAATACAGGCTCAAATTATTGGAATCGGTTATTACCAATACTACTGATGCGGTGATGATCACTGAAGCATTTCCATTGAATGAACCCGGACCGAAAATAATATATGTGAACAGGGCTTTTACCCTCATGACCGGTTATGCAGCAGAGGAAGTAATTGGCAAAACTCCAAGGATTTTGCAAGGCCAGAAAAACAGATAG
- a CDS encoding PAS domain S-box protein, whose product MAKLQGFCKARKTDRKELDKLAECLNNLESCEITIINYKKNREEFWVNMAISPVADDNGHINHFISVERDVTQRKNEELEKLLLVEISRLFNEPIALNPALQKMLEKLVVFGQFSMAEAWLISTDGKKMNLVASFSETGITEDFYRHSHQINSFSKGEGLPGSAWKTKKIQYWNADTGFEFPRAKAAERAGLKTAYGIPVVYNEEVIGAIVLGQVTYQPVPDKLSGLFESLSIHTGAEIKRKQLEDDLNQIFRFAPDIICSVGVDGYFKKINPAMCQMLGYSEEEILSTPIVDFVHADDRLQIGTALNDVGKSEATYYIENRYYTKSGRIKRFAWTASPSPEQGLIFAVARDITEKRNWKNS is encoded by the coding sequence TTGGCAAAACTCCAAGGATTTTGCAAGGCCAGAAAAACAGATAGAAAGGAACTCGACAAACTAGCTGAATGTCTCAACAATCTGGAATCCTGTGAGATCACAATTATTAATTATAAAAAGAACCGTGAAGAATTCTGGGTCAATATGGCTATCAGTCCGGTGGCTGACGACAACGGCCATATCAACCATTTTATATCCGTTGAACGTGATGTAACCCAGCGAAAAAATGAAGAGCTTGAAAAATTGCTTTTGGTTGAAATCAGCAGATTATTCAATGAGCCGATAGCACTTAATCCGGCTTTACAGAAAATGCTTGAAAAGCTTGTTGTCTTTGGGCAATTCAGCATGGCCGAAGCCTGGCTGATCAGTACTGACGGAAAAAAGATGAACCTGGTTGCTTCGTTTTCTGAAACGGGTATAACAGAAGATTTTTACAGACATAGCCATCAGATAAATAGTTTTAGTAAAGGTGAGGGGCTGCCAGGATCGGCCTGGAAAACAAAAAAGATACAATACTGGAATGCTGATACGGGCTTTGAATTTCCACGGGCCAAAGCTGCCGAAAGAGCTGGCCTAAAAACTGCGTATGGTATCCCGGTCGTTTATAATGAAGAGGTAATTGGGGCCATTGTTTTGGGGCAGGTAACTTACCAGCCAGTCCCGGATAAATTATCAGGTTTATTTGAAAGTCTGAGTATTCATACCGGTGCGGAAATCAAAAGGAAGCAGCTTGAAGATGACCTGAACCAGATCTTCCGTTTTGCTCCTGATATTATATGTAGTGTGGGGGTTGATGGTTATTTTAAAAAGATCAATCCTGCTATGTGCCAGATGCTGGGATACAGTGAAGAGGAAATACTATCTACTCCGATTGTAGATTTTGTCCACGCCGACGATAGACTCCAGATAGGAACAGCACTGAATGATGTGGGAAAAAGCGAGGCAACGTATTATATAGAAAATCGGTATTATACCAAATCGGGCAGGATTAAGAGATTTGCGTGGACGGCATCGCCATCTCCTGAGCAGGGATTAATTTTTGCGGTTGCAAGGGATATTACAGAAAAAAGGAACTGGAAGAACTCCTGA
- a CDS encoding phage tail sheath C-terminal domain-containing protein produces MEEISIFPPSVAQVDTAIPAFIGYTEKAQLLQPGDLLNVAQEVNSFAEFNLYFGFGPPVNYTSIEIDATNGVSKINSKNMYYLYDSMQLFYANGGGKCFIISVGLYPKAVDKADFDAGIQALRKKDDPTMIVFPDAVALATPDFHALQQSALVECGDVNTRVDVNRFAVLDLQEGATDLDWQNGVNAFRDSIGINNLKYGAVYTPWLKAILTKTVSYRDLIDTSVAAFPSKLQRSGSGINVAIMDLASSYSAADKANILAQLTSLNNAVSDALTIQSDFNTVKISTSEFGRLTDSLTSKTTVAAKLPDLVAIFDYLYTFADLLQKYTVAANIKTVALNTQAAGIITGIQPQYVKLISHDKGADAVAAFGASFTRFDAAAHATNTHPNWATIFGAGSPAALDTIFNNATATTDPIRMAQMMASIPMLREVFDSVYVGLATLKTAAETNETTLQKALFDGFPGLNNIVTALKRSSTTVPPSGAMAGIYSYVDGNRGVWKAPANVSLNSVSAVTVEIDDKKQETLNVHDTGKSINVIRKFTGRGIIVWGARTLAGNDNEWRYVPVRRFYNMVEESVKKACLQFVFEANDANTWVKVRSMIENYLNTLWRQGALAGAKSEQAYYVRVGLGTTMTFQDVLEGKMIVRIAMAPVRPAEFIILEFSQKQQES; encoded by the coding sequence GTGGAAGAAATTTCCATTTTTCCGCCATCGGTAGCACAAGTAGATACTGCGATTCCCGCATTTATTGGCTACACCGAAAAAGCACAGCTATTACAGCCTGGTGATCTGCTCAATGTTGCCCAGGAAGTAAATTCTTTTGCAGAGTTCAATCTGTATTTCGGATTTGGCCCGCCCGTAAATTATACCAGTATAGAAATAGATGCTACCAACGGGGTTTCCAAAATCAATTCCAAAAATATGTATTACCTCTATGATAGCATGCAGCTTTTCTATGCAAATGGAGGTGGTAAATGTTTTATTATATCGGTAGGCTTATATCCAAAAGCAGTGGATAAAGCTGATTTTGATGCTGGAATTCAGGCTTTGCGAAAAAAGGATGATCCTACCATGATCGTTTTTCCGGATGCTGTGGCATTGGCCACACCCGATTTTCACGCGCTGCAGCAATCCGCATTGGTTGAATGCGGAGATGTAAATACACGTGTGGACGTAAACCGTTTTGCTGTATTGGATTTGCAGGAAGGTGCCACGGATCTTGACTGGCAAAATGGCGTAAATGCTTTCCGTGACAGTATAGGTATTAATAATCTGAAATATGGTGCCGTATATACGCCATGGCTAAAAGCAATTCTGACCAAAACAGTTAGTTACCGGGATCTGATTGATACCAGTGTGGCAGCTTTTCCAAGTAAACTGCAAAGATCAGGATCAGGAATTAACGTTGCCATAATGGATTTGGCAAGCAGTTATTCAGCAGCAGATAAAGCCAATATCCTGGCTCAGCTTACAAGCCTGAACAATGCAGTGTCTGACGCACTTACCATCCAGTCCGACTTCAATACGGTCAAAATTTCAACCTCAGAATTTGGCCGTTTAACGGACAGCCTGACTTCAAAGACTACGGTTGCTGCTAAGCTTCCTGATCTGGTTGCCATTTTTGATTATCTGTACACTTTTGCCGATCTGCTGCAAAAGTATACCGTAGCAGCCAATATCAAAACAGTTGCTCTAAATACACAGGCGGCAGGAATTATTACAGGAATTCAGCCGCAATATGTAAAGCTGATCAGCCATGATAAGGGTGCTGATGCCGTGGCAGCCTTTGGCGCTTCGTTTACAAGGTTTGACGCTGCTGCCCATGCAACCAATACCCATCCCAACTGGGCCACTATTTTTGGAGCCGGGTCACCAGCTGCACTGGACACTATTTTCAACAATGCCACTGCAACAACGGATCCGATCCGGATGGCACAAATGATGGCTTCAATACCGATGCTTCGGGAAGTATTTGATTCGGTTTACGTTGGGTTGGCTACTTTAAAAACAGCCGCTGAAACGAATGAAACTACGTTACAAAAAGCGCTATTTGACGGGTTTCCAGGATTAAACAATATAGTAACTGCCCTGAAACGTTCATCTACCACAGTTCCTCCGAGTGGTGCAATGGCTGGTATTTACAGTTATGTAGATGGCAACCGCGGCGTATGGAAAGCACCAGCGAATGTTAGCCTCAATTCGGTTAGTGCTGTAACTGTGGAAATTGACGACAAAAAACAGGAAACGCTGAATGTACATGATACAGGAAAATCTATTAATGTGATCAGGAAATTTACAGGCCGGGGTATCATAGTCTGGGGTGCACGCACGCTGGCTGGTAACGATAACGAGTGGAGATATGTACCTGTACGCCGGTTTTATAACATGGTTGAAGAATCGGTTAAAAAGGCCTGTCTGCAATTTGTATTTGAGGCTAATGACGCCAATACCTGGGTAAAGGTTCGTTCCATGATTGAAAATTACCTGAACACACTCTGGCGGCAGGGCGCACTGGCTGGCGCAAAGTCAGAACAGGCTTATTATGTGCGGGTTGGACTTGGCACTACCATGACGTTCCAGGATGTTCTGGAAGGTAAAATGATTGTCAGGATTGCCATGGCACCTGTTCGTCCGGCCGAATTTATCATACTTGAGTTTTCGCAGAAACAGCAGGAATCTTAG
- a CDS encoding phage tail protein translates to MFDYPAVGFHFMVAFELFPQTPNDFRFQEVSGLDVSIEMESVKEGGQNRYTHQLPVRTSYTDITLKRGMFFGSGITFWCKQAIEDFIFQPTNILISLLNADHIPLQSWYIVNAVPKRWQVSNFNAEENSVVIESLTLSYSYFNYIGIESIIGAGLSAAGSISGSISF, encoded by the coding sequence ATGTTCGATTACCCTGCGGTTGGTTTTCATTTTATGGTGGCTTTTGAATTATTTCCCCAAACCCCGAATGACTTTCGTTTTCAGGAAGTATCCGGACTGGATGTATCAATTGAGATGGAATCGGTGAAAGAAGGCGGACAAAACCGTTACACACACCAGTTGCCGGTTCGTACCAGTTATACTGATATTACACTTAAACGGGGCATGTTCTTTGGTTCCGGCATTACTTTCTGGTGCAAACAGGCCATCGAAGATTTTATCTTTCAGCCAACCAACATACTGATCTCATTGCTGAACGCCGATCATATTCCACTTCAGTCGTGGTATATTGTCAATGCTGTTCCAAAACGCTGGCAGGTTTCGAACTTTAATGCAGAGGAAAATTCGGTTGTGATAGAATCTCTTACGCTTTCATACAGCTACTTTAATTATATCGGTATTGAAAGTATCATCGGTGCAGGACTTTCGGCGGCAGGTTCAATAAGCGGATCCATTAGTTTTTAG
- the vgrG gene encoding type VI secretion system tip protein VgrG, producing the protein MSEVVIPQSDLVSLVMKIDGTEIAEQYQLLSVETSKEINKIPTARLSVQQGDVLASGKFPTDDPDLFQPGKEVELQMGFHHETVTIFKGIITRCENATTGSDTVSQLVIECKDQAFRMTAPPKNRHFRNVTDSDITETLAQENEITETEIESSAITHEEITQNNQSDWDFAVSRLDSTGMFCCVSDNVFITKSLPRSLSDGDVVETFAYGENIFELQADTDARTQPQSVRVRTWNPATQSVQETTANDPAEAGQGGNVDAGTLSAAAGSQTLDITHSGSMTQEEQQAIADARLLKSRLSRIRGHFKTYGNTSVKVGDIIKMQRIGSRFDGNHLVSSIKQTHENGCWETEIHFGLASEQFFSETVNPHQPQATATGAMPSVQGLQIGVVTQIDGDPEHRVKVRFPLVNDSDDGIWARISTLDAGNGRGTFFRPEKDDEVILAFINNDIRNPVILGMLHSSALAPPVTPATANNEKGYVSRDGGIKMIFDDDATAFKVETKAGKKLTISDKDKKVLIEDETGNKITFETSGVTIESASNLTVKAGATLSLEGVSVALKGSAMVEINGALVKIN; encoded by the coding sequence ATGTCTGAAGTTGTCATTCCGCAATCCGATCTGGTAAGTCTCGTCATGAAAATTGATGGAACGGAAATCGCTGAACAATATCAGCTGCTAAGCGTAGAAACGAGTAAGGAAATCAATAAAATCCCTACTGCCAGGCTTAGCGTACAGCAAGGTGATGTACTGGCTTCGGGCAAATTCCCGACTGATGATCCCGACCTTTTCCAGCCTGGTAAGGAAGTGGAACTTCAAATGGGTTTTCATCACGAAACTGTTACTATTTTTAAAGGAATAATAACGCGATGCGAAAATGCGACAACGGGTTCAGACACAGTATCGCAGCTTGTAATTGAATGTAAAGACCAGGCTTTCAGGATGACAGCACCACCTAAAAACCGTCATTTCCGAAATGTAACAGACAGTGATATTACCGAAACCCTTGCACAGGAAAATGAAATTACAGAAACAGAAATAGAAAGTTCAGCTATTACCCATGAAGAAATAACACAGAATAATCAGTCTGACTGGGATTTTGCAGTCTCACGGCTGGATTCTACCGGCATGTTTTGCTGCGTTTCGGACAATGTTTTTATTACCAAATCTTTACCCCGGAGTTTGTCTGATGGTGACGTGGTTGAAACATTTGCTTACGGAGAAAATATATTTGAATTACAGGCAGATACGGATGCCCGGACCCAGCCACAAAGTGTACGCGTTCGTACATGGAATCCTGCCACTCAAAGCGTTCAGGAAACGACTGCCAATGACCCTGCCGAAGCCGGACAAGGTGGAAACGTAGATGCGGGAACACTCAGCGCGGCAGCAGGATCACAAACACTGGACATTACCCACAGCGGAAGCATGACCCAGGAAGAGCAGCAGGCCATAGCTGATGCCCGGTTGCTAAAAAGCAGGCTTTCCAGGATCCGAGGACATTTTAAAACGTATGGAAATACAAGTGTTAAAGTCGGTGATATAATAAAAATGCAGCGTATTGGTTCAAGATTTGACGGTAATCATCTTGTGTCGTCCATCAAACAAACGCATGAAAATGGCTGCTGGGAAACTGAGATACATTTTGGACTTGCATCAGAACAGTTTTTTTCTGAAACGGTAAATCCACATCAGCCCCAGGCAACTGCAACAGGCGCTATGCCGTCGGTGCAAGGCCTGCAAATCGGAGTTGTAACACAGATTGACGGCGATCCTGAACACCGTGTAAAAGTCAGGTTTCCCTTAGTGAATGATTCAGATGATGGAATATGGGCACGTATCAGCACGCTCGATGCGGGCAATGGACGCGGTACTTTTTTCCGTCCTGAAAAAGATGATGAAGTGATTCTTGCATTTATCAATAACGATATCCGGAATCCGGTGATACTGGGTATGCTTCATAGTTCGGCATTGGCACCACCTGTTACACCTGCCACTGCCAATAATGAAAAAGGCTATGTTTCCAGAGACGGGGGTATAAAAATGATTTTTGATGACGACGCAACCGCTTTCAAGGTTGAAACAAAAGCAGGAAAAAAGCTAACAATTTCGGATAAGGACAAAAAGGTATTGATTGAGGACGAAACCGGCAACAAAATAACGTTTGAGACGTCGGGTGTAACGATTGAAAGTGCATCCAACCTGACTGTAAAAGCAGGCGCAACACTTTCACTGGAAGGTGTGAGTGTAGCCCTGAAAGGAAGCGCAATGGTTGAAATTAACGGTGCATTGGTGAAGATAAACTAA
- a CDS encoding BON domain-containing protein yields the protein MIAKSRFQQSGDCNYESLTTDRDLELKVQNAIHRNAMIDSEKIRIWVSGRRVYLEGKVRSESERYLAQECISDIFGIRNIINYITFSRSYSY from the coding sequence ATGATAGCAAAAAGTAGATTTCAACAGTCAGGCGATTGCAATTATGAATCTCTGACAACCGACAGGGACCTTGAACTGAAAGTGCAGAATGCCATTCATAGAAATGCTATGATTGACAGCGAAAAGATCAGGATCTGGGTTTCAGGAAGACGTGTATATCTGGAAGGAAAGGTAAGGTCTGAAAGCGAAAGATATCTGGCACAGGAATGCATATCAGATATTTTCGGTATCAGAAACATTATCAATTACATTACTTTTTCCAGAAGTTATAGCTATTGA
- a CDS encoding PAAR domain-containing protein, with protein sequence MPPAARITDMHVCPMSDGPKPHVGGPILPAGAPTVLIGSLPAARVGDMCLCVGPPDVIVKGSGTVLIGGMPAARLGDTTAHGGSIAAGFPTVMIGG encoded by the coding sequence ATGCCACCAGCCGCACGAATAACCGATATGCATGTTTGCCCGATGTCCGACGGGCCAAAGCCGCACGTTGGCGGACCGATTTTACCAGCCGGAGCACCCACTGTTTTAATTGGCAGTTTGCCGGCAGCCCGTGTGGGTGATATGTGTTTGTGTGTAGGCCCACCGGATGTGATTGTAAAAGGATCAGGAACCGTATTGATCGGTGGAATGCCCGCTGCACGTTTAGGCGATACCACAGCACACGGAGGCAGCATTGCCGCAGGTTTTCCAACAGTGATGATTGGAGGATAG
- a CDS encoding phage tail protein: MAEYPLPKFHFRVEWGGAKIGFTEVSGLEVSTDVIEYRDGFSPVYSKIKMPGMQKYGNITMKRGTFAGDNSFYDWWNSVSLNTIDRRPLTISLLNEKHDPVVVWKVQNAFPVKVTSTDLKADGNEVAIETLEVAHEGLTIQNE, translated from the coding sequence ATGGCAGAATATCCACTTCCCAAGTTTCATTTTCGTGTAGAATGGGGCGGGGCGAAAATAGGCTTTACCGAAGTAAGCGGACTGGAAGTTAGTACCGATGTAATCGAATATCGGGATGGTTTCAGTCCGGTTTACAGTAAGATAAAAATGCCGGGAATGCAAAAATACGGCAATATCACAATGAAACGAGGCACATTTGCTGGTGATAATAGTTTTTACGACTGGTGGAATTCAGTTAGCCTGAACACCATTGACCGCCGTCCGCTCACCATTTCACTGCTGAATGAAAAACACGATCCTGTCGTAGTCTGGAAAGTACAGAATGCATTTCCTGTGAAAGTGACTTCTACTGACCTGAAAGCAGACGGGAATGAAGTAGCTATTGAAACACTTGAAGTCGCACACGAAGGACTAACGATCCAGAACGAGTAA
- a CDS encoding DUF4255 domain-containing protein: MSVVQSLFAKTLDLLTKEANLYISGTNNRPIDLGNVAMLNDGNSFSTFPNGVILSLVNVEEDKMLKNPENFVRRNNQIFYKNPVQHFNLTLLFAAYNQENTPDNYKSALFNLEAVIRFFQQKSVFSAENTTGLDAGIDKVILDLVSLNIEQTHQLWSSLGGHYLPSVVFRMRLISIEEVQETLGTVIKEIQLYD; the protein is encoded by the coding sequence ATGTCTGTTGTTCAGTCCCTTTTTGCAAAGACACTTGATTTATTGACCAAAGAAGCCAATTTATATATTTCGGGGACTAATAATCGCCCGATTGACCTGGGAAATGTAGCCATGCTCAACGATGGCAACAGTTTTTCGACATTTCCGAATGGCGTTATACTTTCCCTGGTAAATGTGGAAGAAGATAAAATGCTTAAAAATCCGGAAAATTTCGTTCGCCGCAACAATCAGATTTTTTATAAAAACCCGGTTCAGCATTTCAATCTGACACTCCTGTTTGCCGCTTATAATCAGGAAAATACGCCGGATAACTACAAATCTGCACTATTTAACCTGGAAGCAGTAATCCGGTTTTTTCAGCAGAAATCAGTGTTTTCAGCGGAAAATACGACCGGGCTTGACGCGGGAATTGATAAAGTGATCTTAGATCTGGTGAGTTTAAATATCGAACAAACACATCAGTTGTGGTCGTCGCTGGGTGGGCACTATTTGCCTTCTGTTGTGTTCCGGATGCGGCTGATCTCCATAGAGGAAGTTCAGGAAACCCTTGGAACGGTGATAAAAGAGATTCAATTATACGATTAA
- a CDS encoding LysM peptidoglycan-binding domain-containing protein — MFESFMGKIEKMKIQAYTDATFNSKSGEPLTVQINPENYTRQLKIIHCENQTPGSTGADLAFVRINPEELHFDFLFDSTGVIKETSLLPTIINPFAEINDVVSEVEAFVSGIYDSTIHRSKYLEILWGTLAFKCVLTALDIEYKLFKPDGKPIRALAKGTFKEFKPQKQRLAEENRQSPDITHRRTFKESDRFTLLAEKIYTSDKYYIDAAKANNLTSFRKIRTGSDLYFPPVK; from the coding sequence ATGTTTGAAAGTTTCATGGGTAAGATCGAAAAAATGAAGATTCAGGCGTATACTGATGCTACATTTAATTCGAAATCGGGTGAGCCGCTAACGGTTCAGATCAACCCTGAAAATTATACCCGGCAATTGAAAATTATACATTGCGAAAACCAGACTCCCGGTTCAACGGGTGCTGATCTGGCTTTTGTACGGATCAATCCGGAAGAACTGCATTTTGATTTTTTGTTTGACAGTACAGGTGTCATCAAAGAAACGTCCTTGCTGCCAACCATAATTAATCCGTTTGCTGAAATAAATGATGTTGTTTCAGAAGTGGAAGCTTTTGTATCCGGCATTTATGACAGTACGATTCACCGGAGCAAATATCTGGAAATACTGTGGGGAACGCTTGCTTTCAAATGTGTACTGACGGCGCTGGACATTGAATATAAGTTATTTAAACCCGATGGCAAGCCGATCCGGGCTTTGGCAAAAGGGACTTTCAAAGAATTCAAACCGCAAAAACAACGCCTGGCAGAGGAAAACCGCCAGTCGCCCGATATAACGCACCGCAGGACCTTCAAAGAAAGTGACCGGTTTACGTTGCTGGCCGAGAAAATTTATACATCGGACAAGTATTACATAGACGCAGCCAAAGCCAATAACCTGACCAGTTTTCGAAAAATACGTACAGGTTCTGATTTGTATTTTCCACCAGTTAAGTAA